In one Fundulus heteroclitus isolate FHET01 chromosome 3, MU-UCD_Fhet_4.1, whole genome shotgun sequence genomic region, the following are encoded:
- the gapdhs gene encoding glyceraldehyde-3-phosphate dehydrogenase 2 translates to MSDLCVGINGFGRIGRLVLRACLQKGIKVVAINDPFIDLQYMVYMFKYDSTHGRYHGEVSHDGGKLIVDGSPISVFQCMKPAEIPWGSAGAKYVVESTGVFLSVEKASFHIQGGAKRVVVSAPSPDAPMFVMGVNEDKYDPSSMTIVSNASCTTNCLAPLAKVIHDNFGIEEALMTTVHAYTATQKTVDGPSSKAWRDGRGAHQNIIPASTGAAKAVGKVIPDLNGKLTGMAFRVPVADVSVVDLTCRLSKSASYAEIKEAVKKAAHGPMKGVLGYTEDQVVSSDFIGDTHSSIFDAGAGISLNDNFVKLISWYDNEYGYSNRVADLLLYMHSKE, encoded by the exons ATGTCAGACCTCTGTGTTGGAATCAACGG CTTCGGTCGCATTGGCCGCCTGGTCCTGAGGGCTTGCCTCCAGAAAGGCATCAAAGTCGTAGCCATCAATGACCCCTTCATTGACCTGCAGTACATG GTCTACATGTTCAAGTATGACTCCACCCACGGCCGTTACCATGGCGAGGTCTCCCATGACGGTGGCAAGCTCATCGTTGATGGCAGCCCCATCTCTGTTTTCCAGTG CATGAAGCCTGCTGAGATCCCCTGGGGCAGCGCTGGCGCCAAATACGTGGTGGAGTCCACCGGCGTCTTCCTCAGCGTGGAGAAGGCCTCC TTTCACATCCAGGGGGGCGCCAAGCGCGTGGTCGTCTCCGCCCCCTCACCTGATGCCCCCATGTTCGTCATGGGAGTTAACGAGGACAAATACGACCCGTCCTCCATGACCATCGTCAG TAATGCCTCTTGTACCACCAACTGCCTGGCTCCCCTGGCCAAAGTCATCCACGACAACTTTGGCATCGAGGAGGCTCTCATG ACCACAGTCCACGCCTACACAGCCACCCAGAAGACAGTGGACGGCCCCAGCTCCAAGGCCTGGCGTGACGGCCGCGGCGCCCACCAGAACATCATTCCAGCTTCCACCGGCGCCGCCAAGGCCGTGGGCAAAGTCATCCCCGACCTTAACGG CAAGCTGACAGGAATGGCGTTCAGGGTGCCAGTGGCCGACGTGTCTGTGGTGGACCTGACCTGCCGCCTGTCCAAGTCCGCGTCCTACGCCGAGATCAAGGAGGCCGTCAAGAAGGCCGCGCACGGGCCCATGAAAGGAGTGCTGGGCTACACCGAGGACCAG GTGGTGTCCTCTGACTTCATCGGCGACACCCACTCCTCCATCTTCGATGCTGGCGCCGGCATCTCCCTCAACGACAACTTTGTCAAACTCATTTCCTG GTATGACAACGAGTACGGCTACAGCAACCGCGTGGCCGACCTGCTGCTCTACATGCACTCCAAGGAGTAG